The window TTTCTGCATGATAATGCTTATGGCATTCTTTGGTTTCTTAGATATTCATTGTGCAAACTTTCACTGTTTTTGGCTTAGATATGAGATTGATAAGGTAACTGCCGGGCAGCGTTTGGATTTGAATCTTGAAAGAGGGTGAGGAAATCATAAGTTAAGACAATCTTTTCCTTTGTGGGAATTGCATGATGGCATTTGTATCCTGTTTTCTTGATGAGATGAATTCTTCAtaggtttcttctttttatggGAATTCATAGTTGATATTTACTAACAAATGCAGGCGTATACGTGATGAACTGGCCAATCAAAATGCAGAAACCTCAAATCTAACTAACAAGCTTGATAGGGTGAGATTTATAAATGTTGTTGATAAATGGAATTGAGTTATGATTTATGTGCGGCATTAATTTTTGTTGAAATTCTTATTTACAGGAAATTCATGCATTAAAGGCTCAACTTGAAGCAGCAAAATATGATGTCATAAAGTACTGCATAGGTACTTTTGTCTCCATCTCTGCTGCTGGACTTGCTGTTATTCGTATTCTGATGTGAAGATATTCTTTTGCAATTAAAGGTGACTAGAgaaagaaatttttattatgTTCATTTTTCCCTCCGATGAAATTGCATgctgaaatttttgaaaatcacttGCAGCTTCAGTTGGAAATTGTGACCCAAGAGAACATTTCTTATATGTATCCTGACTGAATATTAATTTTTCCGTTCTCCTTGGGTAGTCCCATTTGCTTTACACATATCTTCTTATGCTGTCCATTCCACTTgaaagaagaacaaaattaatatataatGGTTGTTTGCTATCTCAATTTTTGGATGACTGAGGGAAGCCAGAATAGTAGCTTAAACATAAAATGGAAAGATCGATTCACTGAGGAAGATGCAAATGGATATGGTAGGGAAAATCAACTGGAAATGACCTCtgtaaatattatttattacttATTTCCTGGTGttttgtgtgtgtttgtggagttttttttgggggggtggggagacAAATTATGGCTCTTCATTTTTCGAGTTGGCTTGAGTTctcactcatttttttttttgggtaaaggagTTCTCACTCACTGACCACAACATTCTGTCAAACTGGGAGTTGATCTGATTGATATTTCAGGGTATTCAATGAGAGCACATTGGTATAATGGTTTTctggattaaaaaaataaaaaagaattttttttttttttcaaagcaaAAGTTTATTAAGACATACCTGCACATTTGGAGTGGTTCTTCGAACCGGCATCTATTTGTGTCAGATCATTGAAATATCTAGGGAATGGTCTCGATTGGCCATTTTCAAATTTTAGGCTCAAGTTTAATCATGTACCCCCCCATGTGTTGGCATTTTACCTTATATTTTTCAGCCATCCATGTATTGACATGCACCTCTCTATAATCCTTAATTTTTCAACGCTGTGTTTTTTCTACTCGAAAACTCTAATAAGACTGAACTTGACATGTAAGCATGTGACCCTGGGCCTGCCATATGGCAGAATCGGGTACAGGTTTATTGCATTTTCAAACTTGGACATTActggatatatatataataaaaagttAATAATTCAAAATATCAGTCTATGGTTACTGGGTAAAGACAGTTCAATCTTTTGTATGCATCTAAGTCCTTGTAAGTTTCTCTTTCCCAAATCCAAGTAGCACGGGGTAATATGTGTTGCTGAAAGACTcagattattatttatttttttggtggtttTTGGGTTAGCAAAACTGAGCTAACATCGACTTAGCAGAAAGAATGAATTTACAGGGGTTAAAATTAAAGGTCTGTTCTATTTTTGACTTGGttaatgacaagatcatgtgtTCCTTCTTGATGTACAAGAAGAGTGGAAGGCCTTAGCGGATTGGTCAGGAAACTGAAGAATGTTGTCCATACAACTTTTAAAGTTGGTGATTTGGTAGTGTAGAATATATGGAACAAAGTTGATAAGGAAGCAGTGTTACCTTCTGCTGTGGCAATCAACATCATTTTGATATTTGTTTCTGTGGACTATAATGTGCAGAGGTTGCCAAGAAATTCAGGAGATACACCTCACCTCAAGATTACTGGGGTTTTTCCCAGGGTATAACGTTGATGAAAAGGTGAAGGTTCTGAAACTCTGTAGAACTGAGAACTGGGGTTGCTTCCCTTACTGAGAGTATTAAGTCAGCCAATCCCTGAGTAGTCTATTTCTCATTCATTCACAAGTCATACATTACGTAAGAGGATAGAAATTTCATCCTCTTATTGGGAAAATGATTGAAGAAAATTGCACATAGCTACAGAAGAGTTATTTTAGATTGGCTTTTGTCAAATCACCTGGTTTGAACTCTCTGGTAGTCAGCAGTAgctttttctgaattttgtcAAATCACCTGGTTTGAACTCTCTGGTAGTCAGCAGTAgctttttctgaattttgtcAAATCACCTGGTTTGAACTCTCTGGTAGTCAGCAGCAGctttttctgaattttctttCGAGAAGGTAGAATTAGGACAAGAAATCTCTATATCCAGAAAGTTGTTCTTTCTACAATGGCTCTATATTAACAGTCAAGTATGGGGATCTGTTTTAAACCTCGGATTATTGATGATCACTTGTGGTTGGCTAATTCAGATTGAATTGACGGGGTTCAGAGTTCAAGACAATCCCTGGATCCCAAATTTTTAAATCTTTGATCTATGAAATCTGTAACAATTACTCTCCAAAATGAAGGAGAAAGTTCACCCTAATAAGACTGAACAGGACATGGGAGCATACAACATTTGATTGAAGAGTGTGGTCCATACAACATTTAAAGTTGGTGGTTTTGAAGTGCAGAACAAAGATGATACAAGGAAGGAATGGTACCTTCTGCCTTGTCAATCGACATtaatttgataatgtttctgtggACTATAATGTGCAGACGTTGCCAAGGGATTCAGGAGATGCACCTCACATCAAGGCTACTGGGCCTCCTCCCAGGGTATGTAAAATTTAAAAGTGGGTCCGAGGTTGATGAAAGAGGTGGAGGCTCTAAAACTCTGTAGAGCTCAGAACTAGGCTGACCTTAAATCTGTATATAGAGCTTAGAGTACTCTAGAGAGTATGCTGATCTATGACCATCCTTGCTTGCATTTGGCAGAAGGGCAGTTTTCATGTCTTCCTGTGAAATTGATATGAATGATCATGACAACTCTTCAAATCCTATTACGACTTGGGCAGGATAGGGACTATGAGGTGGAGAAACCCAGgtttaaaaccccaaaatgtGGATCCAGGTCGGTCTCAGCAGGATCGATGAGGGATCGGTAAGATTCAACCCAAATATCCCCTAACCTTTGTCCAATCCCGATTCTGGCTGATGAGAAAGCACGATTTTAGGAATCAACAGTGGATCGGCTGTATCTGTcatgaccgataccaatacctaatCGATATCGTATGAACATCCATTTTTTGTTGaataaatattattttgattCCATATCAGTTTGATACAACTGATATGTATCAGTATCAATATTGATACGAATTAAATCCTTGGAAGAGAGCAAAGGACAGAAAAGAACAGACTCCTCCCCGCCACCCCAACAGCGTATCGAAAATATTTTCCTCATGATTATATAACCCTTATGGAAGTAACCAGAAGGGGCCAGTAGGAGTAAAGAATGTAAAACTCAAAAGCAAACGGTCCTTGTCAAATCTTCTGCCCTCTCTAATTTATTATTGTTAGGATTatgacttcttcttttttgggtcCGATTACATTACTTAAAAAGTCATTAGCGAACGCAAACTCTTTTTAAACCTTCCAAAGACAAAACAGTATAAGTATACAACACCACTACGTAATGCCAGCATCACCATGCATTCACCACTTCCACCTTAATTTCGCCATTCACCACTCACCACTAGGCACTAGCACAACATCACTTCACTCTCAATCCCACCACAACACGTTAAGcacatcatcttcatcatcatctccaaTTCCATCTTTCTCGTTTTTGTAATGTttttgacatatatatatatatatatatatagcatataTGTGAATCATTATGTAAGTTTTGATTAGTGGATAAGTGTTGATTCTTTGTTATGTTTTCAacatttataatatatatacgAATCATTATATAAGTATTAGTGAATAAATGTTGATTGATTGACTCGATgtataaatctctctctctctctctctctctaaagcaaAGACAAAGGACAAATAcaatccaaaaaaacagaaaacctGGGAAgggaaaataacaataatatcccttttttcccctaatctctctctctctctctctctctctctctgcttcttGACTCAGAAGTCAGAAGTCAGAAGTACAGATGAGACTCAGAGAAATGCCAGTTATAATTCACTTCCATAGTGAGTGAAcgacagggaaaaaaaaaacatagcaCACAGAAATTGACAAGAGGCTCAGATAGAACACAATcttttcaattttctctctGTTATTTCTTCGTTGTCTTCAcattgaaaaacaaaaagaagcaaaaaaaaaaaaacaaaataaagagaaggaaaggaaaaaaataaaacacatcttttctgttcttcttttatatatatataagaattaaGAATAAAATGGATAGACCATGGAGAGCAAGAGCAACCATGGACTCATCATGGAGAAAAGatagaaagaaaatcaagattTAACTTCCAAGTTGCAGGAGTCATCGTTCTACCTCATACCCCCCTCCTCTCTCTGAAGCGAAGGCCATATGGGTGAGTGAGAGAACTCAGAGAAGAGGAAGACTGAGTCGAGGAGTCGGTACAGCCACGAGTTGAACCGCTCTGGGAGCGGTGAGTCCATAGACATCGTTCATGTCGAGTTCGCTGGGTTTCATCCCGTCGGGCAATTCCCATGTAAAGCAATGGAGCAGATGACCCACGGCCAATTCTAGAGCGTATAAACCCAACTGCATACCTGGACATGACCTCCGACCCGACCCGAACGGCACGAATTCGAAGTTGCTCCCCTTGAAGTCGGGTGCTCCCTCCCTCAGGAACCGTGATGGCATGAACGTGTCCGGTTCGTCCCACGAATCTTTGTCCCTTCCAATAGCATAAGCGTTAATAACCACGCGCGCCCCTTTTGGGATCGCGAATCCTGCCACTTCCGCATCCTCAGCGGTTTCGTGGAGCAGGAGCGGGATCGGCGGGTGGAGCCGGAGCGTCTCCTTCATTGCGCATCTGAAGTAAGTAAGCTTCTCGTAGTCTGTTTCTTGGAGCCTCCTCTCCAGTCCGACTACGTCGACAAGTTCTTGTTGCACTCTCTTCAGTTCTTCTGGCCTCTTCATCATCTCCGCCAAGGCCCACTCTATCGCCGATGCCACCGTTTCAGTTCCCCCGAACATCACATCCTGTAAACTCGTATAACATTGGTTAAAAAATTGGGTATAACTCTTCCATGAAAAGCTAGCCAACTAAAATTCTCTCACTCATTTACCATGATTATGGCTTTGATGTTATCTTTGGTGAGGGTGATGGAAGCTTGCAAGTCATCCGATTCACCACTTTTCCTGGCCTCTTCGCTGTAGAAAGTGAGGAGATCATCAACCATGTCACTGTCGATGTCGGCATCGTCGGATCGGGTGGCGCCGTTCTTCTTCTTGGCTAAGTGTTCGTCGATGATCTTGTCGATAAAAACGTCGAGCGACTTCCGGGCCTTGACGAGTCTCTGGTGGAGAGCCTGAGGGTGGACCATGCTTGGCATGGGGATGAAATCAGCCCAATTGAAAGCACCAAAGAGCTTCGAGAATTCCTGCAATATAGACACAAACTTCTCTTGTCCCTCCAAAAGATCCGAACCGAAAGCGGCCCTGTAGGTGATGTTCATCGTAAGGGAGAACACGAGCTTCCCGATGTTAATAGGCTTGCCGGCTTTCGACGCCACCGTGCGGATCATCGACTCCACTTCATCCCTTACAGATGCCCATGACTCAGCGCGTTTGCGACTAAAGAGTCTCATCACGCAGATCTTACGCATCTGACGCCAGAAGGGGCCGTAGTGTGCGAAAGCCATGTCGGCACGATCATAGGTTAGGTATTTAATGGCTATGTTGGCTGGACGATTGGAGAAGATGTTGTCCTGAAGTTGAAGGACATGGCGAGCCATCTCTGGTGTGGAAACCACCACCATATGAAGGAAGCCCAGTCGAAGATGTAAGAGACCACCATATTGTTTGGCGAGTTTGGCAAGTCCACGATGAGTGAGTTGATCCATCATGTTCATGTTTCCAATGATGGGTAACCCTTTAGGTCCCGGCGGGTATGGTAGTTTCCTTCGTGTCCTTACCAATACGCCAAGTAAGAACAGTAACGGAAGCACAAAGAAGATCAACATGGGTGTAGGTTGCAGAAGAGCGGAGAAATCCATGacgctttctctctctatctctctctctctcactaaaACGCAGGCTTAACCTTCTTCTATAGTTGGTTGCTCTGCTGACCTTTAATGGAGATGAGTGAGCCTTTTATACAGGTCCTTGAACGTGTCAATACTCTGTAGCCACAGTTTCTATATTGAGTGCCACATGTGTTTCAAGCTAGGAGGCCCTAAacatataaataaattataataataatttttggtCTTTACTTCTTAATTTAAtatctttgattttgatctcTCCCTTACCACGTTCGTTTGGATTTGGCACAAGGTTTAAAAAACTAGAATCGGGATCTGAATCGGTCTAGATCCCCCCAAGATCCATTAGGGCAGTTTCCATACAAGGATTGATTCAATCTTGAATCGGCCGATTCGattctttaatccttgattaaATGCTAGGTCATGCTTGCTACTATTGTATGCATTTATATGGTAAACACTATGATTTATACTATATATCTAATAATATTTACCTACGAAGACCCTTTCATCCTATTTTAAGCTGAgactaaaaacaaaatttaaatcattttttatttctaattataaagaaaaacctatttttattgatatttatGCGAGAGCTATAATTATAGAATCTCTCCTCTCTTGAAACACCACTGTGAGGGGGTTAGGTGACCAACCCATTTAATCTCGGCCGTCCAAATCTATGAATCAACATGATTATCATGGATTGATAATATTATCCTAACCCTTCAAATATGGAATAATATCAAATTGATATAGAAATGAGGCTGGGCCAGCCTTTCACCTACCACCGATAGTTCTATGTGTAATTGTaaattctttctctttctctctctagaaaaaaataaatagagattctgaaatgaaaaatattgaGCATAAATGTTGGGATATGGGGATGACGGGTCCCCTTATTACATCATATATTTGCAATTGGAGAAACGCGTCTTTGTCGCGGCAGACAGCTTAACCCGTGACGGTTCGGCTCACCATTTTacttaaatttaatttaaattaataaaagagttaaataaatttaaaaaataataataataataggttAATAATAGCAGCGACAACGTACGGCTGAGATCTAATTGTGCATGTGCACCATGCGCATATCATAAGGGTTATTTAAATGGTCGTAGCAACTCATTTCCAAGTTCACAGTCCACACAGCTTTTTTGTCCTTTTCtaccaaaaactaaaaaaatatattaatttttttgtcttGTTGCGATGATGATCTGACATTGTAACCATtagatataaatgaaaaaagataaaatagtcgCAGTAcatgcagaaaaataggaatgtaGAACATTCGGAGCTAGGTGAAtattcacgtaagtgatatgattgacacatATTAAATATCTTAATCCTGCTAACAATAGAAttgtaaacagttacaactctgtttaatattattaatatttaaataaataaataataaaaatcccaatataagcggactcctcttttgattccgcttagaaatctcaatcctctctctctctctctctctccttgcttcttcttcaaagttgttccttctttctttttccttttttagtgttctccagtctagttgaagttttgtttaccaatctcATTAAAGATTTGCATACATGGTAAATTCACATAgattaataatatctacccaataagtaataataaaatcctagatattcaagatctttatttactttataaattcaaatttgtcctctGCCATATATGCaagctttactgtccaaatctcttccctgatgattaatatgtaaacatggtatttggatatgtgtggccaagtctctcatatgcttaGTGCctaaaaatagttatgttgattttttttcttatctcatcctattttgatagcaaagcaagagagagagagagagagagagagagagagagagagagagagagagagatttcctaGCAGAATCAAaagaggagtccgcttatattggatttttatttatttatttatataaaaaaaatattagacaagttaaatAACCACGTCtatcatctctccaccctaaaaactaggaatcaattacaatataaaaaactaatagatggtgtCGATTAATCTACTATTAAATGGAcgattaatattaaaagaaagtgaaaataagattgcaatacgtacgtctTACTACCACTCGCCCATGAGAAAATAtcagtagaattttttttaaggtataTCTATCTACGACTGCCCTTATATAAGGTGTCAACCAGTCAAGCTCGGCTTGAAGAGCTGATGCCCAGGGGAAGAGGTCATGGGATTGAACCCTGTTGTGCTCTTTGTAtgtgtgtgaatgtgtgtgcgtgtgtgtgtgtgtgtgtgtgtgtgtttgtagCAGTAGGTGGTCATTGGCCTTACTAGCATCCAATAGGCTAATCATTGGCCAACGATGCTTAGTAGGATAAaatagcaaaaataaaaaaaaccagtCAAGCTCATTCGGTTTTCACCAATTTAAGGTTTTATATAATTTGTACTTGTTATATAATTTAAATCTCTTTGATCAAGATATCAAGGCATAGACATGTTTCTATTTGATTGTTTAGTTATTAATCCCTAATTACGGTTTAAATGCATAATTGATTAATAAGAGATATAAATTGCCAATAAATGTGTTATAATAAACCTAAATTGATTGAACAACCCAACTTAGCTATAAATGATGCGGTCCTATATGACAAAATGTTGGGCCACTATTTTGCACCTCAATTATCCGATAATTAATTAGTTGGTGCtaaag is drawn from Macadamia integrifolia cultivar HAES 741 chromosome 7, SCU_Mint_v3, whole genome shotgun sequence and contains these coding sequences:
- the LOC122083527 gene encoding cytochrome P450 84A1-like, with protein sequence MDFSALLQPTPMLIFFVLPLLFLLGVLVRTRRKLPYPPGPKGLPIIGNMNMMDQLTHRGLAKLAKQYGGLLHLRLGFLHMVVVSTPEMARHVLQLQDNIFSNRPANIAIKYLTYDRADMAFAHYGPFWRQMRKICVMRLFSRKRAESWASVRDEVESMIRTVASKAGKPINIGKLVFSLTMNITYRAAFGSDLLEGQEKFVSILQEFSKLFGAFNWADFIPMPSMVHPQALHQRLVKARKSLDVFIDKIIDEHLAKKKNGATRSDDADIDSDMVDDLLTFYSEEARKSGESDDLQASITLTKDNIKAIIMDVMFGGTETVASAIEWALAEMMKRPEELKRVQQELVDVVGLERRLQETDYEKLTYFRCAMKETLRLHPPIPLLLHETAEDAEVAGFAIPKGARVVINAYAIGRDKDSWDEPDTFMPSRFLREGAPDFKGSNFEFVPFGSGRRSCPGMQLGLYALELAVGHLLHCFTWELPDGMKPSELDMNDVYGLTAPRAVQLVAVPTPRLSLPLL